The Primulina eburnea isolate SZY01 chromosome 6, ASM2296580v1, whole genome shotgun sequence genome contains a region encoding:
- the LOC140835304 gene encoding uncharacterized protein translates to MSRAQDVRNLVPLDLEIESTLRSIRRARRNNNLTLEFESEAESEIDRKPEVEEMAGEEDNRTLMELHRPAFEGYGSSIIRPTIQANTFELKPGIIQMIQMQVKFGGAPSEDPNAHLENFLSICDMIKCNGVSTDAIRLRLFPFSLQGEAMEWLRDLPAGSITTWDGLVEFFMHRYFPPTKITQLRNEITSFRQRDGESLNSAWARFKKMLRMCPRHGFSVGQQVETFYYGVDPSVRSMLDAAANGSLYRKTPTAALEIISNMAESNVGWQDNRREKKVGFLEMDALTAITAKLDGLTHQMAQLQAQKSIAVKSVNQIQGNAEIVGGPPCDMPFMPDMPCEEIQCFGGDSVNYLGNQGRQQNNPYSFSYNPGWRNHPNFR, encoded by the coding sequence ATGAGCCGTGCTCAAGACGTCAGGAATCTagtgccacttgatcttgagattgaaaGCACTCTCCGCAGTATCCGCAGAGCCCGAAGGAACAACAACTTGACTCTAGAATTTGAATCTGAAGCAGAATCTGAAATAGATCGTAAACCAGAAGTTGAGGAAATGGCCGGAGAAGAGGATAACCGTACATTGATGGAGCTTCATCGACCAGCATTCGAAGGTTATGGGTCTAGTATAATCCGCCCTACGATTCAGGCAAATACATTCGAGCTGAAGCCAGGCATCATCCAGATGATCCAAATGCAAGTAAAGTTTGGTGGAGCACCATCTGAAGACCCCAATGCACATCTGGAGAAttttctgtcaatctgtgatatGATTAAGTGCAATGGGGTGAGTACTGATGCCATTCGACTCAGACTATTTCCATTCTCCTTGCAAGGAGAAGCTATGGAGTGGCTTCGTGACCTTCCAGCTGGTTCTATCACTACTTGGGATGGGCTAGTTGAGTTCTTCATGCACAGGTATTTTCCCCCTACTAAGATTACACAACTGCGAAATGAAATCACTTCATTTAGACAGAGAGATGGGGAATCACTGAATTCAGCATGGGCGAGGTTTAAAAAGATGTTGAGAATGTGCCCGAGACATGGTTTTTCGGTAGGCCAGCAGGTGGAGACATTTTACTATGGGGTAGATCCTTCTGTGAGATCTATGCTTGATGCGGCAGCAAATGGGAGTTTATACAGGAAAACGCCAACCGCAGCACTTGAAATCATTTCTAATATGGCGGAAAGCAATGTGGGTTGGCAAGATAACCGAAGGGAGAAGAAGGTCGGATTCCTTGAGATGGATGCTTTGACAGCGATTACAGCGAAACTTGATGGATTGACACATCAGATGGCACAGTTACAAGCGCAGAAGTCAATAGCAGTCAAGTCAGTGAATCAGATCCAAGGAAATGCTGAAATAGTTGGTGGTCCACCTTGTGACATGCCATTCATGCCGGATATGCCTTGTGAGGAAATACAGTGTTTTGGAGGAGATTCAGTAAATTATTTGGGAAACCAGGGGCGTCAGCAAAACAATCCATACAGTTTCTCGTATAATCCAGGCTGGAGGAATCATCCAAATTTCAGATGA